TATGTTCCATATATGACTTGGAGAGCTCTAAAGGTACTCATTTGATCTGAAACCTTTTGAAGCCTATTATTATTTCTGTATTTGTGTCAAAACTATTTGGAAGAATttttcatttgttttttttttcttgagctCCTCATTACTAATGTTTTCCGTTATTGATTAGCATTTCTTTGGTGGAGCCATGGGTGTTTTTACAACACAGACGCTGTTGAGCTCTGTTGGAGTATCCAAAAATAAAACTACACCAGGTGCTGTTGCCATTAATTGGATACTCAAGGTGAAGAAAATCTGCATTTCCTGGCAAAACAAAATAACAGCTAGTTATGTGCTAATTCCTCTAGAACCATGGTCTAAATTGTTGAAGCAGCAAAAGCCTGCTAAACCATCTTTTCATCTTCTTTCATTCTATTTATTTGGGATGACTGAAAAGTTGTTTATGTACACTATACAAAATGGTGATATTGCATATATTGCTTATGGCATTATCCACCTTAAATGCAAGAATATGGAAGCAATATAAGGGTCGAGGTTTTAGATCTTGATACGATACCAGTTTTTGACATCTTGTCAAACCACTATGATACTGCTATATTGGGTGGTGTACAAACTTGTATTGCCTTTGCCTGGTATTACCAAAAAATAGTGAAAAATTAAATACTGAACAGTGCCAAGCTATATGGTCCGATAGCAAGCTAAATGATCTGGTCTGGATGCTGGTAAATACTATCCCATATATATTAGTCAGATTGATATTGGAATCAGTATAAGGGTTATATATCTTGTTTACCATATGCGCAAGTGAATGATGTCCATAAAAAGGGTGATCCCAGTGCACAAGCACATGGCTCCTGTTAATGTGGGGGCCAATGTATGCAAGCCACAAAGGAATAACCTTACCATGACACCTATATAcatactgtttttttttttgaaggggTCCTTAGATATATTAGTTGCACTGGCCGATGCCGGGTTTGTGTGTACAGGTTTTGAGCACCATGTACAACACAATCAGGCAAACTGATTTATTGTGCTTCTATTGGATTTGGTAAATTGCACACCATATTGGTAGTTCTGCAGGCCGTGTAAACAGTTTTTTGCTAAAGAAATAATTAATATCCTTGAACATTTTGTCTCCCATGGGCTCTCTTGAAGCAACTGACAAATGGCCTTTCTAGTCACTACTGATTTGTCTGTATGCAAATGGTATTCTTTTGGTTTATATCATTTTATCTTTCAATACATTAACAGATGAATTGACTGATCTTCTTTGTAGATGATATTTGTTAAAAGGAGTTGTTTATTGAATAACTTGCCattgcaatctttttttttttgtgtataaaGTGTTGAATCAAGATCCAATCATAATGAAAACTATTGCTCAGAAGCTGAGACACAATCCTTTACAATTTAAGATTACTTGACTTGATTGTTCTCCTCCCCAGTGTTCTATTCTTGAACTCTCTAGCTTTACCTGTGTTGCATGGCAATATTGGTTTTTTTGAGTTGCCAGATTATATATCTAACCTAGTGAAAGCCACTGCTTTTCACATAGCAGTCATCCCTACCGAGCTATAATAAACTTAGTGTCAATGCCAATGCTAGCTGACTATTTCATATGCATGTGGCCATAATGTTTAAGAGGACATTTATCAATTATAAAACAGAAGCATTGCACTAAAAAATGAAAAATTGAATATATGACTATCTAGAAGAGATGGATTTGAAGCAAAAACGAAAAAGTCTTCATTGCTTGATTAAAGGCatattttcttatttctttcttgGAGAACATCAAGGGCATGTTTCTTGTTCTTGTATTTTGTATTATTATCACTTTTCTTGTTGAATCTATTCTGATTTGCTAGAattatgttattttaaatattaaaatgcaATTTCAATATTACGCAGGATGGAGCCGGGCGTGTTGGCAAAATGCTCTTTGCACGACAAGGAAAGAAATTTGACTATGATCTGAAGCAGGTATACCCTTGTGCTTTTGTTCTTTTACTTCTATGACCTTACATATATGACAACTATCACTGATCGGTATTGGATATTGCCACAGCTTCGCTTTGCGGGTGATCTTTTAATGGAGTTAGGTGCTGGAGTAGAGTTAGCAACTGCTACTGTTCCGCACCTTTTCTTGCCATTGGCTTGTGCAGCTAATGTGGTGAAGGTTGGAGAAACAAATATATGTTCTCAGTTTATAGCGTCTGACTGGTGATGTTTGGTGTATGATGTCTTCAATTGTGTCATCTGTAGAACGTTGCTGCTGTGACATCAACATCGACACGTACTCCAATCTACAAGGCCTATGCCAGAGGAGAAAATATTGGAGATGTCACTGCTAAAGGAGAATGTGTTGGCAATATTGCTGATCTGGTATGCTATTTGAGAGTATGCTCACATTTACTGGTGCATGGTTGTTTCAATAGTTTATTAGTTTGGTTCAGGATGGAATCTGACACAAAAGTCAGACTCATCAAACCATTTCACGGGGCACGTTTCACATGCAATTGTATGTGACTATATGCAGCTATTCCTTTTAGTTTCTTACTTGTCTTTCACTTTTTGAGCACTAAAAGTATTTTTCTCAATATTGAACCAAGTCTTTCTAGCATTTACTAGAAAAGAGAACGTAAAGAGATGTAGTTACCTGCGAAAGATCTAAACTTCATACATATTAGAAATCATAGACTAAAGTTACGCTAAATTGTCATTTTTCCGTTTATTCTCAATGTGTATTGCAAAATTAGGGAAGAAAACATGGTaagcattaaaatcaaaatccaCTTGGTATATCTTACGCGATGGCCAAGCGACAATAGTAGTAGTGGGGAAGTGGTAGCATCTTACACAATAGCGAAGCAATAGTGGCAACAGAGGCGAAGCGATGATGACGAGGCAGTGGGACCTTACGCGACGACAAAGTAGCAGCGACAGCAGAGGTGAAGCGGTGATGATGAGGCAACGACACCTTATGCCAGAAAAGGGCTTGCGAACGCGAACCCTAGGTTCTTTATTATGCTGATTTGGCCATGGACCCCAccatttctttgaatattttattaatttaactgGACCGCTTGGTACAAGATGGTCCGCATACCAGTACCCTatcggaccagtatgtactgcccataccgCGCGGTATACCACGGAATGACAAACCCTGCATAATAGTTCATCTGTTTTATGCACCATTTCCCTTGCTTTATCAAGCTTTGCAGTTGACTAAATAAAAATCCATTTGTTTTAAGTTGGGAACCGGACTCAGCATCTTGATTTCAAAAAGGAATCCATCTTTGGTGGCTTCATTCGCATTCCTGTCATGCGGATATGTTTTTAGCGCATATCAAGAGGTTAGTATCAGTAACTCCCTGCTGTGACTTTATTACCTTTTCTCACTGATAGTTCTCGTTGATCATGCTTATTGTAATTGTTTATCTATCTTCCTTGCTAGGTCAAATCAGTTGTGTTGAATACATTAAACAGGGCAAGATTCACTGTGGCCGTGGAATCCTTCATCAAGACTGGTAAGTCAAGCAAGTACTATAAAACGTAAAAGAAATTGTCATTGTTGTAAAAGAGacaagatgtgatgaagcaatttgaTATGGTTTCCAAAATTTTGGATTGGTTgagaaaagagaagcaaaaacaagAAGAGAAAACAGAAAACTATGAGTAAGAGAAAGGAGAGGGGAAGATGCAAATATGATCAGTTCGATTGATCTAAAAAAGTAGTCATGGCATGCAGGATGTTGAGTTAGTATTGTGGTGTATGACACTTTGAGGCTGAATATACTGTTCATACCATAATCTTGACCATAAATATACCATCAAAGTTCAAGACATGTTGCATTTATAGATCTATTGGAAGTAATGCAATGTTTTTGTTATCTAAGAAGCATTTTAAATAACGAATGCTAAGAAAATGAATaaagattgaaatattaatgtgttATTGTTGTGGCTTATAGATACATGTATGAAACATAATAGTAGATAGTGGTATATTACACAAGACTCCCGCTAATGTGGGGTCTAGGAAGGATCAGTGTGTACAGAAATTTTAACCTTTACTAAATGTTCAATCCTTGGAATTTTCTAGGGCATGTTCCATCACTGAAGGAAGGAAACTCTAAGGAAAGTATATTTCGTCCTCCATGGTCGAAACATACACCAGTAGTTATAGGTATGTGATAACTGGACTGTACTTCTGTTCATTCTTATCAGTCTACAATTATAGCTACTTTTTTACCTTGGCTTTAGGCCCAAGATTTTGTGATGCATTCCAGGAGTCATCCTCGTTTTTTGCCATACAACCCTTGTTCGAGGTAGTGTTTCTTACCATTTACTCATGCTACTTGTTTTATGCAGTGTAGTTCACATAACAGGTTATGATTGTTCTACATGCATTGTTCAGTTTGCTACTTACGTTAATTGAGTTTTAGAAATCAACACTAgtattataatttttctttttagccAATTTTGATATGACTTGATGATTTTCTGTCTATGCTTCATTTGTAATTACAGAAAGAGAGATACATGGTTACCTACAACCCTTCAAAGGATAAAATATATGCATTATTGAAGGATCAAGCAAAATCAGATGATATATTGAAAGCAGCATTTCATGTGAGTATTGGTTATTGATGGTTGACTAGCCAGTAACACCTGCCTATTTAATTGTGTGCTTTATCTTTATGACAGGCTCATGTCCTTCTATATTTCATCCGTTTGTCAAGTTCAAATCAAGCTTTGAGAAAGCTGATGAACTCTAACCAATCAACATATGGAGTACCCTTACTTCCTACAAATGCTGACTTCCTTGCTCATATGGAAGAGTCTTGCAAGATTGTTTCATCTTCATATGCGATATTCAAGAGAAAAGCAGCAGAGCAGGTGATGCATTAAAGACTTGGTATTATATGTTAGCTTAGGTACCCTTTTTTTAGGATGTTCTACTCCATATACTGCTGTAGTCTTTCTACTTATACATTCATCTAATATGCAAGCTAAATTTAGCTGGTCATAGTAGTAAATTCATAATTATGATTTGTTGCCTGTGTTAGCTTGGGGAATATCTAGATAAAGAGTAATCGGGTCCTCACTTTGGATGATTCTGGAAGCCTTCACTTTTAAGGAATATGGATTAAGAAAAAGCATGAGCAGGGAATATTTATGAAGTCCATTATCAGATCAAAGAGAAAGAAATCTAAGTCATTTATGATTTATGTGTACCCCTGCAAAGTTGAAGTCTCATTATTATTCTCACATGTCATTTTTGGGGCAGACATTATGTCAACTTCCGTATATACTTCTATGGTATATTCAATCTTTTAATTGCTATTTTTTCAAGGGAAATGATTTAATGGCAAAGAAACTGACTAGCATAATATTCTATCTTTTCAtaatgaattagtgcttttgcatTCATTGAACTAATTAATCTAGAAGTGAAAGCTAGTTTTATGCTAAGagtgtttgtttttttttcttgtcaagggGTGGATAATGTCGGAGTCATTGCTGAACCCTGGCAGAGCTCGGCTACTAAGCACCAAAGAACTTTGATCTTTGATTATCATTCAGAAATTCGACATTCATTTCGTGGATGCTCATCATTAAGATTCTGCAGTGAAAACTCATGGTAAAATCATGCTTCATGTCACATCTAACACTTGTACTAAGCGAGTGGAAGTAAACACTGCAGCAACTGCAGAGTATACCATTCTATCATCTATATCGGGTACGAAGATATCTCAACATGAAGCGATGGAATTTCGATTTTTACTAGCTCTTGGACATGCTGTCTCATACAAATTATAGAACCCAACTTTCATCTGAAAAAATTTTGGTCTTTCATAGTTGCAAGCTTCTCACTCTTGCACGTGATATGGATGGGTAAATGTTCAATGCAAGCCTTTTCTTTGTGGATTTCTGGGCCTTGTCTTTCGGACTGGGATTTAGTATTATTCATCTTAATGTTGTAAATACCTTTATATCATTATTCAGCAATTTTATCTTGTAACATAATATGTATTAGGTGCAAGACGCTAAAATGTGGTTCAGAGGTTACGTGAAGGGTTTGACACAGATTTTGCAGCCTCATAAAAGCTCTCCGATAAAGATAGATTTTGTTGCTCAGTATGTATCTATATTTGGTCAAAAGATGGTGAAAATTTGTCTGGCTGACATTGTTCTTCATGTGCTACTATggatttgttttcttattcttgtgAGTCATGATGACATGTAACTGGTCAAAATCTCCGAAACAGAGTTAATTGTTGATTCatgctatttttttattttattcctaGCATTAACATGCAAATACACGCTGTCTGATAAGACTTGTTAGGGAGCTTCATATTGGATTACCTCAGCCTACGTATGTGAAAGAATCTCAAGTGGTGTTGGCCCAGTTTGACACTTGCAGGCATCTCGTCACTTACAAGGTTAGTAGATTAAACCTAACATGTTTTTAAATTGCAACTTTTACTTCACTGTAGTAGTATTTTATTCTTGCAGGCTGCAAGATTGCATGCAGGCGTTTGGTTGGCCACGAATGGATAATCTTCAAGTCATTTGTGGATGCCATTTGTGCAGGTGAAATAACAGGCTCTACATAACCACAGAGAATGATTTATGGTAACAGTCACACTACAATGATTTCGTTATCTGAAATATTCCAGCTACAATGACATCTCATCCGATCTATAGTATCCTTGTCAGCTGTTTTCATGGTTGCAGTTTTTCGTCTAAGAGGAACAATAAGCTCAAACCAAACCAAATCTCCAAATTAGATCCCATGCACTAAATGTTAAGAAGGCCAAATTCCACTGCCTGATTCATCTTTtggggaaaagaaaaaaatttcatcCAAGAATTGTTCCTAGTTCTTCTAAGACAAAAAACTTAGTCAATTCCTGATGGAGTCATCAATTTATACCTTAACAATCATGGGAACATGCCATAAAGTGAAAAAACATATCATGTGATGCCATGTCCATATCTATTCTTTGAGGAAAAACGACAACCTTCATGAAATTAGAGTCAACCTACGATCAAACTTTTAGATTCCACAAAGCTAAAAGGTTAGCAAAAATCAACCATGCAAGTATCAAATCGTTTGAACATTATGCCTCCCAAGTTGCAGCACTAGCAGCAGTGACTCCCAATAGTGCTCCAACGACACTCTTAACAGTCCGAGGGGGGGCTCACTTCCCAAACATTAAAGCAGCTCACCGACTCAACTCCCACTGATGCACTGTTCGCTTGCCCGTATTGACTAAAATACCCTCAATCCTTTTACTGATTTCTACATGAGTCAACCATATTTGTAAGTAATGCCAGGGGTATAAAAGACTTATTATCCTGATAAAATAAATCCGGGGTTCAACATAGCGATAAAgtcctttcttttccctttttctttcctcctctttaatttaaatcccttctttttgtctTCTCATCAAGCGATGCTTGCGAAGGCCTCCACCCAGATGTCTTCCTTctcttgctcttcttcttctaggGTTCGTTATCTTCCTCCCAGTCTCCTTTTCCTTTCTACTTCTGGTTCTTATCCTTTGATCTGTTGTAATGTATCTTTTGGTGCGGTTTTGATAAGATAGCCTCAGCCTCGGCGCGTTTGAGATCCTTTTCGCGCCAGGAATTGCATGTTTCGGCTCGATTCTTTTTTTCTTGCGATCTCGTTTGTTTtattcggattttgatgatgctgAGGCGTCGTGTTCTGGCCGGATCTGATGTGCGTTCCTTAATTCCTGGATTTTATGCTGGATCTAATAGTTTTCGATTTTTCGATGTGGGGGTGTGCTACTTATGGACGTCATTTGTTATGAATTAGTTTTTGTTGGTGATGATTTAGTAGCATGGGGATGGTTCGAAGTGGCACACATTGAATGCTGAGAGGAGGTTTGGTGATGTGGTCTAGCTTTGTGTTATTGCGATCATGGGTGTCGTGTTAGTATCAGATATAAAGACTGTGAGTTAGAATTCCAAGTGTATAGAGATGATTAACTCAGATTACCTGAAACCAAATTGTCTACATTGTTGGGAAGCGTAGGAATTCGACTCAAGGATCATGCATCCGTTGTTTTTCAGTACTATAGACTATTGTATCACAAGTATTAATCCTATAGAAAGGTGACTGGTGTGTGCCCCTAGTTTTCATCTTGAACCATAGAAATTGCAAAGTGCTGTTTCCATCTCTGTTCTATGGATTTTCCTCATTCTCTTAGCTTATTCTTTTTTCTGCTTGCTGATTCTAATGTGATGAATTAAGCattatttttgaattatttaAGTTCTCTTTTGTAGGTAAGAGGACAACCATGCATGTGGCCAAATATGAGAAAACAATGGTTTGGGAAAAATTTACTATATGGCTTTGGAACCCTGATCGTCAGTCCTATAAAAATTTTGCGTGGGGTGAACCAGTTTTTGGGTCTCCCCCCTTTCTTTTGCAACATTACTTGTATGTCATCCTCATTACAAATTGAGTTGGTGAGTGTTTGATGTCTTTGGATCTCTATATTTTACGTGCTTTTACATTACTATCTTGCACTAAACTACTGAATTAAACTATAGCCGATGAAACTTGTTAATATGAGTTACTTTGACAATCCCCTCACATTAAGATTTGCAACAACACAAGCATATTCTCCAGATATTTGGAGTCAGCTGCATGTTTCTTTTTTCATGGAATCTTTTTTTTGCCATTGAGCTCTTGTTGAGAACAGTAACACAAGTTAACCTAATAGCTATCAGTTCCCTTTCATATGCCAACTTTAGAAGTTATCTTTATGGTCATGAATCTACCACATTCTTTAGCTTACTAGTtgtatttggataatttttctgtTGCTTAATAGAAGAAAAAACAGTGAGGACCTTTTATCATCACATAGCACTATTGGTTGCAATGTCcttggacatgccaaggtgggcaCATTTTTTTTGTGATTGACCAAGTCTTTGGTCTTTCTGTCTAGGGTATTCAAAATCTTACTTGGTAGGGGTTACGAAAGAAGATTCTGTATGAGTAGATCTTTTATTGTTCAGATAGTATTCAACCAAATTTTTTTGATTTACTAGTTAGAtattaaaaatagaaaatttGCCAAGTAAGATGATTTAGCCTTTTGTATGATGGGTATTGGTGCTAGCTGTCATATTAACAGGGAAAAAGGTATACATGAAAAAGAATGGTAAGACATCTGTCTGGCACCTTATCCAATTTGAATATCTATTGAGCTTTCTGTATCCTAGAGACATGTTACGTAGAATCAGATTACAATTCATTATTTTTTTGCTCTATGTTGAGGGAATATTGATACCTTCAGTAAATTTTGTAATAGTTTAATAAAGTTcctgatagtttaagagagttatTTGGTTGTTTTGGCTTCGAGAAAGAATGATAAATAATCCTGATCTATAAATAATTTTGAAGTGCTCTAAATAAGCCTTGTATCTTATAGATTGAGAGTGAGCGTTGATATCATGGCAGAATTTCTCCTTGTGATCTAGGTGACTAGGATTTGGGTTAGAAAACAGTGATTATGCTTCCAAGGGCAAAGCTATGTAAATTGATCTTCCCCAAACCCAAACCCATCATTTGTGGGAGCCTTGTGTATTAAGCTGTCTCTTTATAAATATTATGGATTAATAGAACAAATTGTTCTGATTTTACACCCTTCATCTTAACATTCTGCATAAGGAAAATGAAGAAGTCATGGACAGCAATGGTCATCTTGTGACAGTTTGTACAACTTAGCCTACTTAATAATGCTTTATCTAGAAGATGATGTTGTCTTCCCagtttcatgattttgataaccTTTTAAAATATGATCAAGTGGGGGGTAGCAAACACATGCTTTAGTCCAATTTATAAAGAAATGGTTGTATATAATGCTGAAATTACTATTTGCAAAGCTGCCTCTGGATGTCTGCATTTAAGTTTTGTATATCTCAGCCTGTGGCAATCTTGTGTTTTCATACCATGGCTCAGCCAGTGTCCTCACTTTTCTTTTGGTGTTAATGTGTCCCACATTTTTTTCAGGTGCCGTGCCTTCAAGATAATTATGCATATCTTTTGCATGACATAGATACAGGTACAGTTGGAGTCGTTGATCCTTCTGAAGCCGCACCTGTTATAAATGTGCTGGAACGCAGAAATCAGAACTTAACTTACATACTTAATACCCATCATCACTATGATCATACTGGTGGAAACTTGGAGCTGAAAGCAAGGTATGGTGCAAAGGTATGATGGTAGACGATTTCTTTTTCCATGAAATTCTGGGACTGAAATAGACTCTACCAATATAAACCTCTTTTCTTTTGTCATTGTCTCATTGCCTTTCTGATTTATCTGGAAAAAATGATTTATTGTCTCTGTAATTTAGCAAATATCTATGTCTTTGTGgtttctttattattttgatatacaGTTGTCATAGTTTTAGGAACCCTTCACTTAAGTTGATTTGTATTGCTAGTCACAGAACAATCAGACAATTACTACAGCTGAGTTATGCATGAAATAACAGAGGTTGTAGTCTTTGAGTATTCAATTTTGGTCAATTATCTCTGCATAGCTGGAAATTCCTTTCAAACGATTAAGTTGTGAAATTGATATTTCACTAGGAGAGAATGATGAAGTTTCCCTAAGAGAACGCGAAAAGATATTGAGATCATGCATTATTTCTCATACGACAGATTTTTGGTCAATTATACCCAGAACATGTATCTGGCAGCATAGTCTTTTGATTGCCAATTATTGTCATATTGGAGTTATAACCTTCTGTTTGAAATTGTTGGAAGTGGATGGAACACATCAatggtttgttttttttttccgcaTTTCTCACTACTATAGCATCTTAATAATTCATTTAGATAGAAATCTAATTTAAATGTGACAAGAATGGGAATGGCTGACATTTCAATTATTGTCATATTGGAGTTATAACCTTCTGTTTGAAATTGTTGGAAGTGGATGGAACACATCAatggtttgtttttttttttccgcaTTTCTCACTACTATAGCATCTTAATAATTCATTTAGATAGAAATCTAATTTAAATGTGACAAGAATGGGAATGGCTGACATTTCAACTTAGTTTGGGAAATAGATGATCTTGTGTACTCTAAAAGCATGCATTTGCTGGAAGTGCAA
The DNA window shown above is from Musa acuminata AAA Group cultivar baxijiao chromosome BXJ2-4, Cavendish_Baxijiao_AAA, whole genome shotgun sequence and carries:
- the LOC135610132 gene encoding protein root UVB sensitive 6-like isoform X1, producing the protein MAPIPLKRSASSAQSLTRGGAPEACGLVREAVRASAAASLPSPPLVPTRPQPQPQKQTDRVQAEVRFGPPVEGLALDAAPAPGVLCWEEIDGRRWSYVVDVDGTPGRARRGSSVRAVPMQSPVAPLEELMSFVRSYVVPEGFPDSVTPSYVPYMTWRALKHFFGGAMGVFTTQTLLSSVGVSKNKTTPGAVAINWILKDGAGRVGKMLFARQGKKFDYDLKQLRFAGDLLMELGAGVELATATVPHLFLPLACAANVVKNVAAVTSTSTRTPIYKAYARGENIGDVTAKGECVGNIADLLGTGLSILISKRNPSLVASFAFLSCGYVFSAYQEVKSVVLNTLNRARFTVAVESFIKTGHVPSLKEGNSKESIFRPPWSKHTPVVIGPRFCDAFQESSSFFAIQPLFEKERYMVTYNPSKDKIYALLKDQAKSDDILKAAFHAHVLLYFIRLSSSNQALRKLMNSNQSTYGVPLLPTNADFLAHMEESCKIVSSSYAIFKRKAAEQGWIMSESLLNPGRARLLSTKEL
- the LOC135610132 gene encoding protein root UVB sensitive 6-like isoform X3, which translates into the protein MAPIPLKRSASSAQSLTRGGAPEACGLVREAVRASAAASLPSPPLVPTRPQPQPQKQTDRVQAEVRFGPPVEGLALDAAPAPGVLCWEEIDGRRWSYVVDVDGTPGRARRGSSVRAVPMQSPVAPLEDGAGRVGKMLFARQGKKFDYDLKQLRFAGDLLMELGAGVELATATVPHLFLPLACAANVVKNVAAVTSTSTRTPIYKAYARGENIGDVTAKGECVGNIADLLGTGLSILISKRNPSLVASFAFLSCGYVFSAYQEVKSVVLNTLNRARFTVAVESFIKTGHVPSLKEGNSKESIFRPPWSKHTPVVIGPRFCDAFQESSSFFAIQPLFEKERYMVTYNPSKDKIYALLKDQAKSDDILKAAFHAHVLLYFIRLSSSNQALRKLMNSNQSTYGVPLLPTNADFLAHMEESCKIVSSSYAIFKRKAAEQGWIMSESLLNPGRARLLSTKEL
- the LOC135610132 gene encoding protein root UVB sensitive 6-like isoform X2 — encoded protein: MAPIPLKRSASSAQSLTRGGAPEACGLVREAVRASAAASLPSPPLVPTRPQPQPQKQTDRVQAEVRFGPPVEGLALDAAPAPGVLCWEEIDGRRWSYVVDVDGTPGRARRGSSVRAVPMQSPVAPLEELMSFVRSYVVPEGFPDSVTPSYVPYMTWRALKDGAGRVGKMLFARQGKKFDYDLKQLRFAGDLLMELGAGVELATATVPHLFLPLACAANVVKNVAAVTSTSTRTPIYKAYARGENIGDVTAKGECVGNIADLLGTGLSILISKRNPSLVASFAFLSCGYVFSAYQEVKSVVLNTLNRARFTVAVESFIKTGHVPSLKEGNSKESIFRPPWSKHTPVVIGPRFCDAFQESSSFFAIQPLFEKERYMVTYNPSKDKIYALLKDQAKSDDILKAAFHAHVLLYFIRLSSSNQALRKLMNSNQSTYGVPLLPTNADFLAHMEESCKIVSSSYAIFKRKAAEQGWIMSESLLNPGRARLLSTKEL